In one Rutidosis leptorrhynchoides isolate AG116_Rl617_1_P2 chromosome 8, CSIRO_AGI_Rlap_v1, whole genome shotgun sequence genomic region, the following are encoded:
- the LOC139861760 gene encoding actin-related protein 2/3 complex subunit 1A-like, translated as MAAIAVHQFADCISCHAWSPDHSMIALCPNNNEVHIYKLVEENWERIHVLQKHDQIIAGIDWSESSNRIVTVSHDRNSYVWNQEGSVWVPTLVILRLNRAALCVQWSPKGNKFAVGSGAKTVCICYYEQENNWWVSKLIRKRHDSSVTSVAWHPNNVLIATTSTDGKCRVFSTFIKGVDAGKPKKAGSGSSLDAKFGEQIVQLDLSICWAFGVKWSPSGNSLAYIGHNSMIYFADHIGPSPSAQSVVLRDLPLRDVMFVSEKLVIGVGYDCNPMVFAADQTGLWSFVRFLDEKKAASSSARYGSQLTEAFGKFYGSSKQGTSSDKGRGGVHDNCINCIVPLKGSESTNIMRFSTSGLDGKVVVWDLKDQEDLLEYL; from the exons ATGGCGGCAATTGCAGTTCATCAGTTTGCCGATTGCATTTCGTGTCATGCTTGGAGTCCTGATCACTCTA TGATTGCTCTCTGTCCAAACAATAATGAGGTTCACATCTATAAGTTGGTGGAAGAAAATTGGGAAAGGATTCACGTTCTTCAAAAG CATGACCAAATTATTGCTGGGATAGATTGGAGTGAATCATCGAACAGGATTGTCACCGTCTCTCATGATCGGAATTC GTACGTTTGGAACCAGGAAGGGTCTGTATGGGTTCCAACCCTTGTTATCCTTAGGCTCAACCGTGCTGCACTCTGTGTGCAGTGGAGTCCTAAAG GTAACAAATTTGCTGTGGGAAGTGGTGCTAAAACTGTTTGTATATGTTACTATGAGCAGGAGAACAATTG GTGGGTTAGTAAGCTAATCAGGAAAAGGCATGATTCGTCTGTGACCAGCGTAGCTTGGCATCCAAATAAT GTTCTCATTGCTACAACATCTACTGATGGAAAGTGTAGAGTATTTTCAACTTTCATTAAAGGAGTTGATGCAGG TAAACCAAAGAAAGCAGGAAGCGGATCCTCATTAGATGCCAAATTTGGAGAG CAAATCGTTCAGCTTGATCTCTCAATTTGCTGGGCTTTTGGTGTCAAATGGTCCCCAAGTGGTAATAGCTTAGCCTACATAG GCCATAATTCAATGATATACTTTGCTGATCATATTGGACCTTCTCCTTCTGCTCAAAGTGTGGTACTACGTGATCTGCCTCTTCGTGAT GTTATGTTTGTTTCTGAGAAGCTTGTAATTGGTGTGGGTTATGACTGCAATCCTATGGTTTTTGCAGCGGATCAAACTGGCTTATG GAGCTTTGTCCGGTTTCTTGATGAAAAAAAGGCAGCTTCTTCTAGTGCAAGATATGGTTCACAG CTAACGGAAGCATTTGGAAAGTTTTACGGAAGCTCAAAACAGGGAACCAGCAGTGATAAAGGCCGTGGTGGTGTTCACGACAACTGTATCAA CTGCATTGTGCCACTGAAGGGATCTGAGAGTACCAATATTATGAGATTTAGCACTTCAG